The Metabacillus sediminilitoris genome window below encodes:
- a CDS encoding BadF/BadG/BcrA/BcrD ATPase family protein translates to MIGIDVGSTTVKATVVDPNTKEILWSDYQRHNTKQAENVLEFLVRIGNEFSEVPKEKIRVFITGSGGGPIAEHIGAKFVQEVNAVTMSVEQLHPDVGSVIELGGQDAKIIIFKENAETGDKQAITSMNDKCASGTGATIDKCIIKVGMPEAEVAKLAFDDTKLHHVAAKCGVFAETDIVNLVKSSIPSSEVMCSLADAIVMQNLSVLTRGNTLRHKVLLLGGPNTYLPFLQQCWRKRIPESWEQRGYNYPKDIPIDELIFVPENSQYYAAYGAVMYGLHEPSEVGLYKGIEELKKFITHGRKAKLGEKAGAPLVKNVEELEEFRRQYSVPKFKPAFFEPGQTVKAVVGLDGGSTSSKAVLVDEHGTILLKEYQLSKGNPIQDTKELLGRIYDKVHATGAKLEIIGFGATGYAADVLEKTLKADVNIVETVAHMMSAVHFFGDIDVICDIGGQDIKVLFLKNGDIRNFRLSNQCSAGNGMLLQAMADQFGIPVQEYAETAFKADLSPKFSYGCAVFLDSDRVNFQKEGYAKEELLAGLALVLPKNVWQYVVQIPRMAELGRKFVLQGGTQHNLAAVKAQVDYIKERVPDAQVFVHPHTGEAGAIGAAMETLRVVKRRGYSTFLGLNAAIGLSYISRNDESTRCNFCPNNCSRTFIDTTAPDGQTARYISGFSCEKGTVENKEAMIQLTQERNKLKKQYPNLVDYESRRMYRHFYDPVPMPESDQTIEDVKIKPGLLSFGMRKSKFIRSFQRSSIDAMERRKQLRIGIPKVLNIWSTAPFWRTYFETLGIDPKNIVFSDDTSEEMWQEGGKYGSIDPCYPSKVAQAHIHNLLFKHHSERKALNAIVFPCITHIPTHLQNVVDSTSCPIVAGAPNVIKAAFTKETDFFKERGITYYDPAVTFTEPNMLKKQLYEAFTDFLQITEDESNFAADEAWKAMEIFDHEMQEKGKMILEQVEVENRIAILMIGRPYHSDPGLNHSVLDEFQVLGYPILSMRSIPKDEAWLRRFFKGDLESGRVDHALEVTDVWPENFSSNSVQKVWAAKFAARHPNLAVLDLSNFKCGHDAPTYGLIDSIISTAGTPYSALHDIDANKPSGSIKIRVKTYAHSLGLHEERLQDLAQKKIELQQLIEKKRRELLHQPNEEKKAISE, encoded by the coding sequence ATGATTGGGATTGACGTTGGATCTACCACAGTAAAAGCCACTGTAGTGGATCCGAATACGAAAGAGATTCTGTGGTCTGATTATCAGCGTCATAATACGAAACAGGCTGAAAACGTATTGGAATTCTTGGTTCGTATTGGGAATGAGTTTTCTGAAGTACCGAAAGAAAAGATCCGCGTGTTTATTACGGGATCCGGTGGCGGTCCGATTGCGGAGCATATCGGTGCCAAGTTTGTTCAAGAAGTGAATGCCGTTACAATGTCAGTTGAACAACTGCATCCTGATGTAGGTAGTGTGATTGAACTCGGAGGACAGGATGCGAAGATCATTATTTTTAAAGAAAACGCAGAGACAGGTGATAAGCAGGCCATTACTTCCATGAATGACAAATGTGCCTCAGGTACTGGTGCTACGATTGATAAGTGCATCATTAAAGTAGGTATGCCTGAAGCAGAAGTAGCCAAGCTCGCTTTTGATGACACCAAACTGCATCATGTTGCAGCAAAATGCGGTGTTTTTGCAGAAACGGATATCGTGAACCTCGTGAAAAGCAGCATTCCTTCTTCGGAAGTCATGTGTTCCTTGGCGGATGCTATTGTTATGCAGAACCTTTCTGTACTGACCCGTGGGAATACATTACGGCATAAGGTTCTCTTGTTAGGTGGACCTAATACATACTTGCCTTTTCTACAACAATGTTGGCGCAAACGAATTCCCGAATCATGGGAACAGCGGGGATACAATTATCCGAAAGATATACCGATTGATGAACTAATTTTTGTTCCTGAAAATTCCCAGTACTATGCTGCGTATGGCGCTGTCATGTATGGACTTCATGAACCAAGTGAAGTGGGTCTTTACAAAGGTATAGAAGAATTGAAGAAATTTATTACCCATGGACGAAAGGCAAAGCTAGGTGAAAAAGCCGGTGCGCCATTAGTAAAAAACGTAGAGGAATTGGAAGAATTTCGCCGTCAGTACAGTGTTCCTAAATTTAAGCCAGCTTTCTTTGAACCAGGACAAACCGTTAAGGCAGTAGTTGGTCTTGATGGGGGCTCCACTTCATCAAAGGCTGTGCTGGTTGATGAACATGGAACGATTCTCCTTAAAGAATACCAGCTTTCTAAAGGAAATCCGATTCAAGATACGAAGGAGCTTCTCGGACGTATTTACGATAAAGTTCATGCAACTGGAGCCAAGCTTGAAATTATCGGCTTTGGAGCAACCGGATATGCTGCAGATGTCCTGGAAAAGACATTAAAAGCAGATGTCAATATTGTGGAAACAGTTGCTCATATGATGAGTGCCGTCCATTTTTTCGGGGATATTGACGTTATTTGCGACATTGGCGGCCAAGATATAAAAGTCCTTTTTCTGAAAAATGGAGATATCCGGAATTTCCGCTTGTCAAATCAATGTTCAGCTGGGAACGGAATGCTGTTGCAGGCGATGGCTGACCAGTTTGGAATCCCTGTTCAAGAGTATGCTGAAACCGCATTCAAAGCGGATCTGAGTCCGAAATTTTCTTATGGATGTGCAGTATTTCTTGATTCTGACCGGGTAAATTTTCAGAAGGAAGGCTACGCAAAAGAGGAGCTCTTAGCTGGACTGGCCTTAGTGCTGCCAAAAAATGTATGGCAGTATGTTGTGCAAATTCCGCGGATGGCGGAACTTGGCCGCAAGTTTGTCCTGCAGGGAGGGACACAGCATAATCTGGCTGCTGTAAAAGCACAAGTTGACTATATTAAAGAGCGGGTTCCGGATGCGCAAGTTTTTGTTCATCCGCATACGGGTGAAGCAGGAGCAATTGGAGCTGCCATGGAAACCCTTCGTGTAGTAAAGCGGCGGGGATACTCAACTTTTCTTGGGCTTAATGCAGCAATCGGCTTAAGTTATATATCTCGCAATGATGAATCAACTCGCTGCAACTTTTGTCCGAATAACTGCAGCCGCACATTTATCGATACGACTGCACCTGATGGACAAACAGCCCGCTATATCTCAGGTTTTAGCTGTGAGAAGGGAACGGTGGAAAACAAGGAAGCGATGATTCAGCTGACTCAAGAGCGCAACAAGCTGAAAAAACAATACCCTAACCTGGTAGATTATGAATCCCGGAGAATGTATAGACATTTCTACGATCCTGTTCCCATGCCTGAGTCAGACCAAACGATTGAGGATGTCAAAATCAAACCTGGTTTGCTAAGTTTTGGGATGCGTAAAAGTAAATTTATCCGTTCATTTCAACGTTCTTCAATAGATGCAATGGAACGGCGGAAACAGCTTCGCATCGGTATTCCGAAAGTGTTAAATATTTGGTCTACAGCTCCATTTTGGCGCACTTATTTCGAAACACTGGGCATCGATCCAAAAAATATCGTATTTAGTGACGACACGAGTGAGGAAATGTGGCAGGAAGGCGGAAAATACGGTTCAATTGATCCTTGTTACCCGTCAAAAGTAGCACAAGCGCATATTCATAATTTATTGTTCAAACATCATTCAGAACGCAAAGCTCTAAATGCGATCGTGTTCCCATGCATTACTCATATTCCGACTCATTTGCAGAATGTGGTGGATTCCACGAGCTGTCCGATTGTTGCTGGGGCTCCTAATGTTATTAAAGCCGCTTTTACGAAAGAAACGGACTTTTTCAAGGAAAGAGGGATCACTTATTACGATCCGGCGGTAACATTTACAGAACCGAATATGCTGAAAAAACAGTTATATGAGGCGTTTACAGATTTCTTACAAATAACAGAAGACGAAAGTAATTTTGCAGCAGATGAAGCATGGAAGGCTATGGAGATTTTTGATCATGAGATGCAGGAAAAAGGAAAAATGATCCTTGAACAAGTCGAAGTGGAAAATCGCATTGCCATTCTTATGATCGGACGTCCTTATCACTCGGATCCAGGACTTAACCACAGTGTATTGGATGAGTTTCAGGTGTTAGGCTATCCGATACTATCTATGCGCTCCATTCCAAAAGATGAAGCTTGGCTGCGCCGCTTTTTCAAAGGTGATTTAGAAAGTGGAAGAGTGGATCATGCATTGGAAGTGACCGATGTATGGCCAGAAAATTTCAGTTCAAATAGTGTTCAGAAAGTTTGGGCTGCTAAGTTTGCAGCAAGGCATCCTAATCTGGCGGTATTGGATCTTTCCAACTTTAAATGCGGTCATGATGCTCCTACCTATGGGCTGATTGACTCGATTATTTCAACAGCCGGCACTCCTTATTCGGCTCTACATGATATCGATGCAAATAAGCCGAGCGGTTCCATTAAAATTCGTGTCAAAACTTATGCGCATAGTCTTGGACTACATGAGGAGCGGCTTCAGGATTTAGCACAAAAGAAGATAGAATTGCAGCAACTTATTGAAAAAAAGCGCCGTGAATTACTACATCAACCGAACGAAGAGAAAAAAGCGATATCTGAATAA